The genomic interval GATTGCGCAGCTGGAGCCGTTCTGGCAGGAATACGCCGCCAGCGGCTCGGGCAAGTTCGCCGACGTGCTCGTGGCGAAGTCCGACGAGGTCGCCGAAGCGCTGCTGGCCGTCACCGACGCCCGCGCCGAAGCCTCGACCCGTCCGGCCCTGCAGAAGGTCTACTCCTCGCTGCGCTCTTCGGCCAAGAAGAACGTCATCGAGGCTCTGCCCCGGCTCGGCGATCTGGTCCAGCGCCACGCCGCGTAATTTCCCGGCGCTCCGGCGCCGGGGGATCGCGGCCCAACGATGTCTCGCATCCGAGCAGCCGAGCCGTGCGCTACGGCGCCTGCGCTTTCGGCTACTCGGATGTGCGACGGGGCCGCGGACGCTGCTCGTAAGACCCTGCCGCAGGTGGAATTGTGAGCAGGGTGACGACGACTATCGGCTTACTGTCTGAGAGGCTGGAGGCGTGAACCCGTCTACAGCACAGGCGCAGGTAGTCGTCGACGAACTTGTGCGCGGAGGCGTGCGGGATGTCGTGTTGTGTCCCGGCTCCCGGAACGCTCCGCTGGCTTTCGCGCTGCAGGCCGCCGACGCGGCCGGGCGGCTGCGGCTGCACATGCGCATCGACGAACGCACCGCGGGCTTCCTCGCCATCGGACTGGCGGTGGCCAGCGGCTGCCCGGTGCCGGTGGTGATGACCTCGGGGACCGCGGTCGCCAATCTCGGCCCGGCCGTGCTGGAGGCGAACTACGCACGCGTGCCACTGATCGTGCTCAGTGCCAACCGGCCCTACGAAATGCTCGGCACCGGCGCGAATCAGACCGTGGAACAGCTGGGTCTGTTCGGCAGCCAGGTGCGCGCGACGATCAGCCTCGGTCTGGCCGAACACGGCATCGACAACGGCAACGGCGCCTACAGCCAGCAGAACAGTGTGTGGCGCTCGGCGGTGTGCCGGGTGCTGGCCGCGGCGCGGGGCACCCGCTCGGGCAACGCGGGCCCGGTGCATTTCGACATTCCGCTGCGCGAACCGCTGGTGCCCGATTCGGATGCGGTGGGCGGACTTCCGGTGCCCGGTGAAGTCGCCCCGCTCGGCCGGGAGTCGGGACGGCCGTGGACCGCGACCCAGTACGCCACCCTCGACGTGCCGCTGGATATCGACCTGACGCCCGACACCGTCGTGATCTCCGGCCACGGCGCGGGCCTGCGCCCGGAACTGGCCGGCCTGCCCACCGTCGCCGAACCCACCGCACCGCTGCACGGGCCCGCGTTGCATCCGCTGGCGTTGTCGCTGCTCCAGCCCCGGCAGGCGATCATCACCGGCCGGCCCACCCTGCATCGCCAGGTGTCACGCGTCCTGGCGGATCCGGAGGTCACCGTCTTCGCGCTGACCACCGGCCCGCGCTGGCCCGATGTCTCCGGCAATGTCGTGGGCACCGGAACGCGTGCGGTGATAACGGGGTCGCCGCGGGCCGAATGGCTCGCACGCTGCCGCGAGTTCGACGCCAAGGCCAGTCAGGTGGTGCGCGACGAACTCGCCCGGCATCCGAAGCCGACGGGCCTGCACGTGGCGGCCGTGGTGATGGACGCACTGCGCGAAGGCGATCAGCTCCTGCTGGGCGCGTCCAACCCGGTGCGCGACGCGGCGCTCGTCTCGTATCCGCGGCCGGGCATCAAGGTGCTGTCCAACCGGGGTGTGGCGGGCATCGACGGCACCGTGTCCTCAGCGGTCGGCGCGGCGCTGGCGCACCGGGGGCGCACTATCGCGCTGATCGGCGACCTCACCTTCCTGCACGACGCGTCCGGCCTGCTGATCGGCCGGGGCGAGCCGCGCCCGGCAGATCTCACCATCGTCGTCGCCAACGATGACGGCGGCGGCATCTTCGAACTCCTCGAACAAGGTGATCCGCAATACGCGGGCGTGTTCGAGCGCGTCTTCGGCACACCGCACGGCATGGATCTGGCGGCCCTGTGCGCCGCCTACCGAATCCCGCACCGTCAGGTCGACCCGGACCGGCTGGCCGCGGAACTCACCGAGCACGCGCACGGACTGCGCGTGCTGGAAGTCGCCACGGAACGATCCAGCCTGCGGGAACTGCACGCGACGGTGCGGGCGAAGATCTAGATCTCTTCGGTGTACGCCGGGCCGCCGTCATCTACCCCGGCGTCCGGATCGTCGCGGTCCTCGTCGTCGAGCGGTACCGAGATCGACTGCTCGACCACGTCGGCCTCGTTCGCCGTGAACGCGTCGCGGTCGACCCGGTCGGCCACCTCGCGATCGAAACTCTCCGATTCGGTGCCCGGGTCGGGATAGGCCGGTACCGACTGCTCCGCGAGGTCGGCCTCGGGTACCTCGTCGAAGGTGCGGGTCGTGCTGCGATCGATCATCGTGCGCTCCTCTCCGCGACTGTGTGCTGACCGGATACCCAGTTACGGGAAGGTCAACAGCCCTCACTCGACAAGTTCGAGAATGCTCCGGACGAGCACATCCGGCAACCGGGCCGCTATTCCCCGTCGAGCGCGCCCGTGCCGTCGGCGGGGTATTCGACGAGCGCCAACGTGCGGTTGGCCATGAACCTGGCAGTGCGCACGGCGGTGCCGGTGCGCGTTACCTCGCTGACTTCGACGACTCCGCGCGCGATGCGCACCTCTACTCGCCGCCCCGCTCGGGTGGCGGCCACTTCGTAACTGCGAGACCCGGCGCCGAAGTCGACGACGATCTCCACACGATCACCCTTCATCTTCCAATTCTCCTCTTTTCCAGCGCTTTTCGCCGTCACGACTTGGTGTCGGCGGAGACGGACCGATGAATTCCGCGGCCTGGCATCGTCATATCGGCAAAGGACGTCTCATGCCTCGAGGAGCTTCGATGAACCCCGTATTCGACTTCGAATCCGCCGCTTCCGCCCTGGCGGCGGTCGTCGCCGGTATCTCCGACGACCAGCTGCCCGCACCCACCCCGATGGCCGGCACCACGGTGCGCGAACTGCTGGTCCACGTGGTCGGTTTGACCGAAGCCTTCCGGCAGGCCGCCACCAAGGAAGCCGTCGGCAACTCCCAGGCGCCGGAAATCGGGCCGGAGGCCGAGCTGGTCTCCGACTGGCGCGAACGCATCCCCGCGCAGCTGAAGGCGCTGGTCGAGGCGTGGCGCGAGCCTGCGGCCTGGGACGGTGAGACCGAAGCGGGCGGCGTCACGATGCCCGCCGAGATCATGGCCACCGTCGCTCTGGACGAACTGGTCGTCCACGGCTGGGATCTCGCCGAAGGCACCGGCCAGCAGTTGAACGTCCGCGA from Nocardia goodfellowii carries:
- the menD gene encoding 2-succinyl-5-enolpyruvyl-6-hydroxy-3-cyclohexene-1-carboxylic-acid synthase, yielding MNPSTAQAQVVVDELVRGGVRDVVLCPGSRNAPLAFALQAADAAGRLRLHMRIDERTAGFLAIGLAVASGCPVPVVMTSGTAVANLGPAVLEANYARVPLIVLSANRPYEMLGTGANQTVEQLGLFGSQVRATISLGLAEHGIDNGNGAYSQQNSVWRSAVCRVLAAARGTRSGNAGPVHFDIPLREPLVPDSDAVGGLPVPGEVAPLGRESGRPWTATQYATLDVPLDIDLTPDTVVISGHGAGLRPELAGLPTVAEPTAPLHGPALHPLALSLLQPRQAIITGRPTLHRQVSRVLADPEVTVFALTTGPRWPDVSGNVVGTGTRAVITGSPRAEWLARCREFDAKASQVVRDELARHPKPTGLHVAAVVMDALREGDQLLLGASNPVRDAALVSYPRPGIKVLSNRGVAGIDGTVSSAVGAALAHRGRTIALIGDLTFLHDASGLLIGRGEPRPADLTIVVANDDGGGIFELLEQGDPQYAGVFERVFGTPHGMDLAALCAAYRIPHRQVDPDRLAAELTEHAHGLRVLEVATERSSLRELHATVRAKI
- a CDS encoding TIGR03086 family metal-binding protein, with the translated sequence MNPVFDFESAASALAAVVAGISDDQLPAPTPMAGTTVRELLVHVVGLTEAFRQAATKEAVGNSQAPEIGPEAELVSDWRERIPAQLKALVEAWREPAAWDGETEAGGVTMPAEIMATVALDELVVHGWDLAEGTGQQLNVRESDLVTLHEFLRENPAEGTPGLFGPVVPIAADAPLFHRVLALTGRNPA
- a CDS encoding DUF6918 family protein, whose protein sequence is MVAALSESLLNDANRTAFLADAKEVLDAEVSDKGGASGLAVKGGYAAVKKVSPTIVPDALESLAPKLIAQLEPFWQEYAASGSGKFADVLVAKSDEVAEALLAVTDARAEASTRPALQKVYSSLRSSAKKNVIEALPRLGDLVQRHAA